In Manis pentadactyla isolate mManPen7 chromosome 8, mManPen7.hap1, whole genome shotgun sequence, the following are encoded in one genomic region:
- the POLR2D gene encoding DNA-directed RNA polymerase II subunit RPB4, with amino-acid sequence MAAGGSDVRAGDVEEDASQLIFPKEFETAETLLNSEVHMLLEHRKQQNESAEDEQELSEVFMKTLNYTARFSRFKNRETIASVRSLLLQKKLHKFELACLANLCPETAEESKALIPSLEGRFEDEELQQILDDIQTKRSFQY; translated from the exons ATGGCGGCTGGTGGGAGCGACGTGCGGGCTGGCGACGTAGAGGAGGACGCGTCACAGCTCATCTTCCCTAAAg AGTTTGAAACGGCTGAGACACTTCTCAACTCAGAGGTTCACATGCTTCTCGAGCACCGGAAGCAACAGAATGAGAGCGCAGAGGATGAACAGGAACTTTCCGAGGTCTTCATGAAAACTTTAAACTACACGGCCCGTTTCAGTCGCTTCAAAAACAGAGAGACCATTGCCAGTGTCCGTAG CTTGTTGCTCCAGAAGAAGCTTCATAAATTTGAGTTGGCCTGTTTGGCCAACCTTTGCCCAGAGACTGCAGAGGAGTCCAAGGCTCTGATCCCAAG CCTGGAGGGGCGGTTTGAAGATGAGGAGCTCCAGCAGATCCTTGATGATATCCAGACCAAGCGCAGCTTTCAGTACTAA